In Erigeron canadensis isolate Cc75 chromosome 8, C_canadensis_v1, whole genome shotgun sequence, the DNA window AAATTGCGTAAAGtataaataagttttaaaaaatgaaataaaaagttTCTGATACACTGGCACACACCCAATTCTAAACACAACCCTGGACTATCGGCTTCTTCACCAATGACTATAAGTCAACCTGTCACTGATTTGAACCCACATAAAGTTTTAGAAGCCGGTTTCTTCAGGTTAACATCAAAGTTAAGGCTGGTGTTTCAGTAGATTGAAGCGTCGAATCTTGGCTCATAAAAACATACCTGACTATTGTACAGCTGAAGAGCACAACCTGCAATCCAAGACCACGTCTTTTTATCCACATCATAAAGTAGACCTTTCCCTTGATTCCAAGATGTAAAAAGAATCAGATTATTTTGTCCGAAACACTCAAATCTTTCTGCAGATAACCGCAAGAGAGACCTAAAGTATTTAGGTGGCATTCTAGTAACTTCAGCCCACATCACTTTCACATGATCTAACTCCCATATTCTCATACTTTGAAGAGTACTGTAAAGCCCAACTCTTCCAACCAAAAATAAACGCTTCTTGTTGCCTGCAATCAAATACCCGTCTAATAAAGATCTTGGGAACTTTGCAGGTATGTGTTCCCAATACCCTGTGTCAAGCCGATACATCATTAACCCAAGAGGCGAAAGCGTTTCAAGATACAATCTAGAATCACAAAATGCCATCTTTGATGAGCCAAGATTAACAGCTGGCATCTTTTGGTGCACAGACCATATATTAAGTTTGGAGTCGTACACTTCAGTGGGCAGTAATTTGTCACCATAAAGATCGTTTGCAGCTATAATCTTGAAAGACCGTTGCTTTCTATCAACAACCAGGGTTAACTGTCGTTGCTGATTATAATGCATAGGTGGCAGAATTCTGCATGCCTGAGTGAGAGGATTACAGATTAGTGTTCTGAAAGTTAACCCATCAAGACCTGAAAAGCAAACAAGCCCGCCTGAAGATCCAACCAACCAAATAGCCCATTGAGGTAGGAATGTGAACGGAATTCTGTACCATTGCTTTAATGGCAAGCTAAAAACCGAACATT includes these proteins:
- the LOC122578418 gene encoding F-box/kelch-repeat protein At5g15710-like, which encodes MVVGIGIGESSDCGSRDLMSQLVSMGGDGVRQVSYFGGGGSRNTSPIGRGVGSRNVSPSKQKVVKTKPRGLDEEIVAKFSKPPHPDVQMEDDIWAMLPEDLLNEILARVPPFMIFRLRSVCKRWNSILLDNGFLKFHSQVPSHGPCLLTFWKNSESKVPQCSVFSLPLKQWYRIPFTFLPQWAIWLVGSSGGLVCFSGLDGLTFRTLICNPLTQACRILPPMHYNQQRQLTLVVDRKQRSFKIIAANDLYGDKLLPTEVYDSKLNIWSVHQKMPAVNLGSSKMAFCDSRLYLETLSPLGLMMYRLDTGYWEHIPAKFPRSLLDGYLIAGNKKRLFLVGRVGLYSTLQSMRIWELDHVKVMWAEVTRMPPKYFRSLLRLSAERFECFGQNNLILFTSWNQGKGLLYDVDKKTWSWIAGCALQLYNSQVCFYEPRFDASIY